In Rosa chinensis cultivar Old Blush chromosome 1, RchiOBHm-V2, whole genome shotgun sequence, a genomic segment contains:
- the LOC112178370 gene encoding blue copper protein 1a: protein MARVSTALVLIAFFFVFPSMVLATQYVVGDDLGWSGDADYEGWVADKTFFVGDVLVFNYVATDHNVVIATNGDNYDNCVASPNFGVYDSGNDAITLNEAGTYYFLCSYHCDYLQQKVMVTVN, encoded by the exons ATGGCACGAGTTAGTACTGCTCTGGTGTTGATtgccttcttctttgtttttccgAGCATGGTTTTGGCGACACAATATGTTGTTGGAGATGATTTAGGCTGGAGTGGTGATGCTGATTACGAGGGTTGGGTTGCTGACAAAACTTTCTTTGTTGGAGATGTTTTAG TTTTCAATTACGTTGCAACTGACCACAACGTTGTTATAGCTACTAATGGTGACAATTATGACAATTGTGTTGCATCTCCAAACTTTGGTGTGTACGACAGTGGGAATGATGCAATAACATTGAATGAAGCTGGAACTTACTACTtcttatgttcatatcattgcGACTATCTGCAACAGAAAGTTATGGTCACTGTGAACTAG